The genomic window TGTCGAGGAGTCAACAGACATGGCCTTCTCCGTCCAGATGCCAGCTCTTGGTGAGAGCGTCACCGAGGGAACTGTCACGAGGTGGCTCAAGCAGGAGGGCGACACCGTCGAGGTCGACGAGCCGTTGCTCGAAGTATCGACCGACAAGGTCGATACCGAAATCCCGTCCCCCGTTGCTGGCGTTCTGACGAAGATCGTGGCTCAGGAAGACGACACCGTCGAAATCGGTGGTGAGCTCGCGCAGATCGGCGACGCAGGCGAGAAGTCCGCGCCGGCCGAAGAATCCGAATCTGCCGCAGAAGAGCCTGCAGCCGAGGAACCGACGCCCGCCGCAGAGCCCGAACCCCAGGCAGAGGAGGAGGCTCCCACCCAGGAGGCTCCCGCAGCCAAGTCGGACTCCAGCGGTTCCGGAACTCCGGTCAAGATGCCCGAACTCGGCGAGTCCGTCACCGAGGGCACCGTCACCCGCTGGCTCAAGGCCGTCGGTGACGAAGTTGCCGTCGACGAGCCTCTGCTCGAAGTCTCGACCGACAAGGTCGACACCGAGATCCCGTCCCCGGTCGCCGGCACTCTGCTCGAGATCAGTGCCGAGGAAGACGACACTGTCGAGATCGGCGGACAGCTCGCCGTGATCGGTTCCGGCTCGCCCGCCGAGAAGGCACCCGAGCCCGAGAAGGCACCCGAGCCCGAGAAGGCTGCCGAGCCCGAGAAGCCAGCTCCTGCGCCCGAGCCGAAGAAGGAGGCTCCCAAGCAGGAGGCACCCAAGGCAGAGGCCCCCAAGCAGGAAGCACCGAAGCAGGAAGCACCGAAGCAGGAGACGTCTGCCCCGTCCGGCGACGCCACCCCGTACGTGACTCCGCTCGTTCGCAAGCTCGCTGCGGACAACGATGTCGACCTGTCGACCGTCAAGGGCACCGGTGTCGGCGGACGTGTTCGCAAGCAGGACGTTCTCGCTGCGGCCGAGGCAAAGAAGGCTCCGGCCGAGGCTCCTGCAGCAGCACCCGCTGCCGCCGCTGCTGCTCCCGCAGCATCGGCCACCGCGGGTGTCCGCCCGGAGTTGGCTCACCTGCGGGGAACAACGCAGAAGATCAACCGCATCCGGCAGATCACGGCCAAGAAGACTCGCGAGTCGCTGCAGACCACGGCACAGCTCACCCAGACCTTCGAGGTCGACGTGACGACCATTGCTGCTCTGCGTACCAAGGCGAAGGCGACGTTCTCCAAGAACGAGGGCGTCAACCTGACTTACCTGCCGTTCTTCGCGAAGGCAGTCGTCGAGGCACTCAAGGCTCACCCGAACGTCAACGCCAGCATCGACGAGGACAAGAAGGAGATCACGTACCACGCGAACGTCCACTTGGGCATCGCCGTGGACACCGAACAGGGTCTGCTTTCCCCCGTCATCCACAACGCGGGCGACCTGTCCCTCGCGGGCCTGGCTCGCGCCATCGCCGACATCGCATCGCGAGCACGCACGGGAGGCCTCAAGCCCGACGAGCTCGCCGGCGGCACGTTCACCATCACCAACATCGGTAGCCAGGGCGCCTTGTTCGACACCCCGATCCTGCTTCCGCCGCAGGCGGCGATGCTCGGTACCGGCGCCATCGTCAAGCGCCCGGTCGTGGTGAAGGACTCGGACGGCAACGAGTCGATCGGCGTGCGATCGATGGTGTACCTGCCGCTGACGTACGATCACCGACTCGTGGACGGTGCCGACGCAGGTCGATTCCTAACCACGATCAAGCAGCGTCTACAAGATGCTTCGTTCGAAGCGGATCTGGGTATCTGAAACGACATGCAGCAAAATTCGTCTGTATCGTGAAGTTACAGACGACATGATCGATCCTCGAATCAGCGGGGAGTAATACAGAGTTCGGGGCACCACTCGCATTGCGGGTGGTGCCCCGTCACTGTCGAGGAGGGACGTCCAACACCATGCGCGTCGTCATTGCAGGTTCGTCGGGATTGATCGGTACCTCCCTTGTTGCGTCACTGCGCGGCAAGGGCCATGAAGTCTCCAGGCTCGTGCGGCGGGCGCCTGCCGGCCCCGACGAATTCTCCTGGGATCCGCCGAGCGGAGACATCGACGAGCGTGCGTTGCGTAACGCCGACGCCGTGGTCAATCTCTGTGGTGTCGGCATCGGCGACAAACGGTGGTCCGGCGCGTACAAGCAACAGGTCCGCGACAGCCGCATCACGCCGACGGAGGTGTTGGCCGAGGCATGCGTGACGCACGAGGTGCCGACTTTGGTCAATGCCAGCGGTATCAACTTCTACGGCGATACGGGCGACCGCGTCGTCGACGAGTCGGACGGCGTCGGTTCGGGGTTCCTCGCGGAAGTGTGCCGTGACTGGGAAGCTGCCACAGCGGCCGCCGATGCCGGTGGTGTCCGAACGGTCATGCTGCGCAGCGGCGTCGTACTGTCCCGCCGAGGCGGAATGATGGACAAACTCCGCCCTCTCTATCTGCTGGCGCTCGGCGGCAGGCTCGGAAGCGGACGCCAGTACTTCCCGTGGATTTCGTTGGAAGACGAAATCGGCGCGACGATCCACGGGCTGGAGAACGACGCCGTGCGCGGGCCGGTCAACATGGTAGGTCCTGCCCCGGTCACCAACGCTCAGTTCAACAGCGCATTCGCGCGCGCCATCAAACGTCCCGCGCCCTGGGTCGTACCAGGTTTCGCACTCAAGCTGGCCATCGGCGAGTTCGCCGAGGAAGCGATCTTGACCGGGCCACGGGCAATTCCGAAGGTGCTGGAAGACACCGGCTTCGCGTTCGAACACAACACTGTCGGCGACGCACTGAGGGCTGCGGTCGGTCACTGACCGTCGCCGGGCGCGGCGTAATGTCTGTGGGTATGAGCAGTGTTGCAGTTTCCGCTCGGGACAGTTCGGAACCCATCGATGTTCACGAGATCGGGACCGTCGAGTACGTCGCGGCATGGGAACGTCAGCGTGAACTCGCGGACATGCGAGCCGATGGCCACGGCCGTGACACGTTGCTGCTACTCGAACACCCGTCGGTGTACACAGCTGGTAGGCGTACTTCCCCGGAGGATCGGCCGAAGGACGGCACCGAAGTCATCGAGGTCGACCGTGGGGGGAAAATCACCTGGCACGGACCGGGCCAATTGGTCGGCTACCCCATCGTGAAGTTGGCCCAGCCGATCGACGTGGTGCGCTACGTGCGCCGGATCGAAGAAGCGTTGATCACGGTGTGTACCGACCTCGGCGTCGATTGTGGCCGAATCGACGGTCGGTCCGGTGTATGGCTTGCCGCCAAGGCGCACTTGCCCGAACGCAAGATCGCCGCCATCGGAGTGCGTGTGCAGCGCGGCGTGACATTGCACGGATTCTCGTTGAACTGCAATTCCAGCACCTCGGGTTTCGACGCGATCGTGCCGTGCGGAATCGCCGACGCGGGTGTCACTTCCCTGTCGAGCGAACTGGAACGCGAGGTCACCGTCGCAGACGTCGTTCCCGCTGTCACCTCCGCGATCGTATCGGCCCTCGACGGGCACCTGGAGGTCACTGATCACCCGGTCACGGGTCGAGAAGTGGTGAACGCCTCCAGTAACCCGCAGTTCACCACGATGAAGTTCGGCGCGTAGCATCGGTTAGGTGACTGTGGCCCCAGAAGGACGCAAACTACTCCGCCTCGAGATCCGAAACGCGGAGACCCCGATCGAACGTAAGCCCAATTGGATCAAGACCAAGGCGAAGATGGGC from Rhodococcus sp. P1Y includes these protein-coding regions:
- the lipB gene encoding lipoyl(octanoyl) transferase LipB, with the protein product MSSVAVSARDSSEPIDVHEIGTVEYVAAWERQRELADMRADGHGRDTLLLLEHPSVYTAGRRTSPEDRPKDGTEVIEVDRGGKITWHGPGQLVGYPIVKLAQPIDVVRYVRRIEEALITVCTDLGVDCGRIDGRSGVWLAAKAHLPERKIAAIGVRVQRGVTLHGFSLNCNSSTSGFDAIVPCGIADAGVTSLSSELEREVTVADVVPAVTSAIVSALDGHLEVTDHPVTGREVVNASSNPQFTTMKFGA
- a CDS encoding TIGR01777 family oxidoreductase, with the translated sequence MRVVIAGSSGLIGTSLVASLRGKGHEVSRLVRRAPAGPDEFSWDPPSGDIDERALRNADAVVNLCGVGIGDKRWSGAYKQQVRDSRITPTEVLAEACVTHEVPTLVNASGINFYGDTGDRVVDESDGVGSGFLAEVCRDWEAATAAADAGGVRTVMLRSGVVLSRRGGMMDKLRPLYLLALGGRLGSGRQYFPWISLEDEIGATIHGLENDAVRGPVNMVGPAPVTNAQFNSAFARAIKRPAPWVVPGFALKLAIGEFAEEAILTGPRAIPKVLEDTGFAFEHNTVGDALRAAVGH
- the sucB gene encoding 2-oxoglutarate dehydrogenase, E2 component, dihydrolipoamide succinyltransferase gives rise to the protein MAFSVQMPALGESVTEGTVTRWLKQEGDTVEVDEPLLEVSTDKVDTEIPSPVAGVLTKIVAQEDDTVEIGGELAQIGDAGEKSAPAEESESAAEEPAAEEPTPAAEPEPQAEEEAPTQEAPAAKSDSSGSGTPVKMPELGESVTEGTVTRWLKAVGDEVAVDEPLLEVSTDKVDTEIPSPVAGTLLEISAEEDDTVEIGGQLAVIGSGSPAEKAPEPEKAPEPEKAAEPEKPAPAPEPKKEAPKQEAPKAEAPKQEAPKQEAPKQETSAPSGDATPYVTPLVRKLAADNDVDLSTVKGTGVGGRVRKQDVLAAAEAKKAPAEAPAAAPAAAAAAPAASATAGVRPELAHLRGTTQKINRIRQITAKKTRESLQTTAQLTQTFEVDVTTIAALRTKAKATFSKNEGVNLTYLPFFAKAVVEALKAHPNVNASIDEDKKEITYHANVHLGIAVDTEQGLLSPVIHNAGDLSLAGLARAIADIASRARTGGLKPDELAGGTFTITNIGSQGALFDTPILLPPQAAMLGTGAIVKRPVVVKDSDGNESIGVRSMVYLPLTYDHRLVDGADAGRFLTTIKQRLQDASFEADLGI